Proteins co-encoded in one Lynx canadensis isolate LIC74 chromosome C1, mLynCan4.pri.v2, whole genome shotgun sequence genomic window:
- the TMBIM1 gene encoding protein lifeguard 3, producing the protein MSSPSAPPPYEDRNPLYPGPPPQGGYGQPSVLPGGYPAYPAYPQPGYGHPAGYPQPMPPIHPMPMNYGPGQGYDAEERAVSESFGPGEWDDRKVRHTFIRKVYSIISIQLLITVAIIAIFTFVKPVGDFVRRNLFVYYVSYAVFLGTYLTLVCCQGPRRRFPWNIILLTLFTLAMGFMTGTISSVYETKAVIIAMIITAVVSISVTIFCFQTKVDFTSCTGLFCVLGIVMMVTGIVTAIVLSFKYIYWLHMVYAALGAICFTLFLAYDTQLVLGNRKHTISPEDYITGALQIYTDIIYIFTFVLQLVGDRN; encoded by the exons ATGTCCAGCCCCAGTGCCCCCCCTCCGTATGAGGACCGCAACCCTCTGTACCCTGGCCCTCCACCCCAGGGGGGCTACGGGCAGCCGTCTGTCCTGCCTGGTGGCTACCCGGCCTACCCGGCCTACCCACAGCCTGGCTACGGTCACCCTGCTGGCTATCCACAGCCTATGCCCCCCATCCACCCGATGCCCATGAACTACG GCCCAGGCCAGGGCTATGATGCGGAGGAGAGAGCAGTGAGTGAAAGCTTCGGGCCTGGAGAATGGGATGACAGGAAAGTCCGACACACCTTCATCCGAAAG GTTTACAGCATCATCTCCATCCAGCTGCTCATCACGGTGGCCATCATCGCTATCTTCACCTTTGT GAAACCAGTTGGTGATTTCGTGAGGAGAAACCTGTTTGTCTACTATGTGTCCTA tgCTGTCTTCCTGGGCACCTATCTGACCCTCGTGTGCTGCCAGGGACCCAG ACGCCGTTTCCCATGGAATATCATCCTGCTGACCCTCTTT aCTCTTGCCATGGGCTTCATGACGGGCACCATTTCCAG TGTGTATGAAACCAAAGCCGTCATCATTGCAATGATCATCACTGCCGTGGTGTCCATTTCGGTCACCATCTTCTGCTTCCAGACCAAG GTGGACTTCACCTCGTGCACAGGCCTCTTCTGTGTCCTGGGAATTGTGATGATGGTGACTGGGATTGTCACCGCCATTGTGCTGTCCTTCAAATAT atTTACTGGCTCCACATGGTCTATGCTGCTCTGGGGGCCATTTGCTTCACCTTG TTCCTGGCTTATGACACGCAGCTGGTCCTGGGAAACCGAAAGCACACCATCAGCCCGGAGGACTACATCACTGGCGCCCTGCAGATCTACACGGACATCATCTACATTTTCACCTTTGTGCTGCAGCTGGTGGGGGACCGCAATTAA
- the PNKD gene encoding probable hydrolase PNKD isoform X4 — MAAVVAATALKGRGARNARVLRGILSGATANKASQNRTRALQSHSSPECKEEPEPLSPELEYIPRKRGKNPMKAVGLAWAIGFPCGVLLFILTKREVDKDRLKQMKARQNMRASNTGEYESQRFRASSQHAPSPEAGSGVQA; from the exons ATGGCGGCGGTGGTAGCTGCTACGGCGCTGAAGGGCCGGGGGGCGAGAAATGCCCGCGTCCTCCGGG GGATCCTCTCAGGAGCCACAGCTAACAAGGCCTCCCAGAACAGGACCCGGGCGCTGCAAAGCCACAGCTCCCCAGAGTGCAAGGAGGAGCCTGAGCCCCTATCCCCTGAGCTGGAATACATTCCCAGAAAGAGGGGCAAGAACCCCATGAAAGCTGTGGGACTAGCCTG GGCCATCGGCTTCCCCTGTGGTGtcctcctcttcatcctcacCAAGCGGGAAGTGGACAAGGACCGTTTGAAGCAGATGAAGGCTCGGCAGAACATGCGGGCATCCAACACGGGCGAGTATGAGAGCCAGAGGTTCAGGGCCTCCTCCCAACATGCCCCGTCTCCTGAAGCCGGGTCGGGGGTGCAAGCCTGA